Below is a window of Geomonas oryzisoli DNA.
GGAAAAGACCAAGTCCTGCGGTGCCTGCCACACCGGCATCAAGGCTTTTAGCGTAGCCGATGAAAAGAGCTGCGTCAAATGTCACAAGGGCAAGCCCCGTAATGTGGAGTTCAAGATCAAGGGTCTGGGTCAGACCACGTTCAACCACTCCATCCACCTGGCCAAAGTCAGTGACGGCTGCAAGTCCTGCCACAACGGCACCGTGATCACCGGCAAAGACCGCCGCGTAACCATGGCCCAGATGGAAAAAGGCAAGACCTGCGGCGCCTGCCACAACGGCAAGAAGGCCTTCACCGTCGCCGGCAACTGCGGCAAGTGCCACGCCGGCATGAAGCCCCGCGAGATCACCTGGAAAGCCAAAGGGGTGACCGACGCCAAGTTCAGCCACGACTTCCACCTGGAAGCCTTCTCCTGCAAAGACTGCCATACCAAGCTCTTCGCCTTCAAGGCAGGCGCCAAGCACTTCACTATGGCTGAGATGGGCAAAGGCAAGTCCTGCGGCGGTTGCCACAACGGCAAAGAGGCCTTCTCCGTAGCCGGCGATTGCAACAAGTGCCACAAAGGCTACAAGCCGGGTGCGGTGATCTTCAAGAACGAGGGCGGCGAGGTGAAGTTCAGCCACGAGTTCCACCTGGAAGCCTACAAGTGTGCCGACTGCCACAACAAGATCTTCCCGATGCAGGCCGGTGCCAAGCACCACACCATGGGCGACATGGAGAAAGGTCAGTCCTGCGGCGCATGCCACAACGGCAAGGACGCCTTCACTTCCAACGGCGACTGCGACAAGTGCCACAAGATGTAACAGGCAATACACGATGAACAACGAGGCGGGACCGAAAGGTCCCGCCTTTTTTATTACCCTCCCCCTACCCTCCCAGAGCACTGGCCGGTACGGCAGCATCGGGTATACTTGGCAAGTTTGTAAATTTTAACGTCATCATCCCGCCAGGTCGCATTGCTTGCAGCCGGTGTGCAAACACCGTATGTCACCAGAAGGAGGCCGCAGATGTCATCATCACGCTCGTTCCTGGTAACGCTGGTCCTTTGGTCCTCGCTGGTCGGAGTATCGACAGCCTCAGCCGACAGCGCACTCATCGGCCACACGGTCATGACCGCCATTCCCGTGTCCGCCATCGCAATCGCCTTCTTCAAGCACGACACCGAGGGAGAGAAGCAATGGCTGCGCAACCTTGCCGTCAACCAGGCACTCACCTCCGTCGCCAGGCTCGGTTTCAACGAGACCGACTGGGGCCGCCGCCCCAACGGGCATCCTTACGGGTTTCCCTCGGGGCATGTCGCTTTCGCCGGGTCCGGCGCTGCCTTCCTCAGCGAGCGCTATGGCTGGAAATACGGGGTGCCCGCCTGGCTTGCCACCGCGTACGTCGCCTACAACCGCGTCGACAACAACGACCACCGCTGGCGCGACGTGATCGCCTCGGGCCTGTTGTCCTACGGTGTGGGCAAACTGTTCGTCACCCCGGAAAACGCAACCCACATAGCGCCGGTGATAGGACCGGAATGGTTCGGCATGCGCTGGCAACGTTCCTGGTAAAGAGGAGGCAAGGCAATGGCAAAGCTCTATCTAGGCTGCAGCGGTTTCAGCTACAACCATTGGCGCGGCAACTTCTACCCGGCTGAACTTAAGACCAAAGAGTGGTTCGAACACTACCGCTCAATCTTCGACACGGTTGAGCTCAACGTCACTTTCTACCGGACTCCTACCGCTGCCACCTTCAAGCACTGGCACGACGAAAGCGAGGCGAACTTCACCTTCGCCGTGAAAGGGAGCCGCTACATAACCCACATAAAGAGGCTGCACGACATCGAAGGCGCCCTCTCCAAATTCTTCGGGCCGACCCATGAGTTGCAGGAGAAACTGCAGGTCGTGCTCTGGCAGTTCCCCCCGCAGTTCAAGGTGGACCTGAAGAGACTGGAGCATTTCCTGGACCAGGTCGCGCCGTACCACGGCAGGCACACGCTGGAGTTCAGAAACGAAAGCTGGCTCACCGACGAGGTCGTGAGTATCTGCCGCGACCGCAACGTGTCGCTGTGCATGGCGGACCACCCGGTATTCATCGACGCACCGCCCATCACTGCGGACTTCGTCTATATCAGGCGGCATGGGATGGAGGGGAGTTACAACGGGTTCTACACGAAGGAACAACTGGAAAAGGACGTGGTGAGGATCAGGAAGTACTTGAGCCGCGGCCTGGACGTCTATATCTACTTCAACAACGACATGGGTGGCGCTGCACCGCAAAATGCCAGGGATCTGGCCATAATGATGCAGGCGCCGCTGGACAAAGAGTAAACCTAGCGAGTTCCCGTTCCGGGCCGGACCAGGTCACCGGCCCGGCCTTTCGACTCCCCTCCCTCCTTTCCTTCGGGCACCAGCACCAGGTCAAGTTGCGCCTTTTGGGCGCCTCGTTTGGGATAATGCTGCGTCACCAGTCCCTCGAACTCCTTCACGTCCACCAGGATGTGGATGTGAGGCGGGCGATTGGCGTAGGGAACGGCCGGGAAGGTCTGGAGGCGGTAGCGCCCCCTGCTGTCCGAGTAGACGGTCGCGCGGTAGGCATCGTCATACCGGCCGTCGGGACCGGCCTGCCAAAACTCGATGCGGGCCTTGGGGATGGGCGAGCAATCGGCTGAGGAACGGACCGTGCCGCTCAGGAGATAACCTTTGCCGATGGTGTCGCGCACCGGCGCGTTGGGGCGGTAAAAAGGACCGATCTCGTCCCATGGGGTGGGCGGACAGGAGGCGGCAAGACCAGAGGACGAGGTGGCGTTGACTAGCAGTAACAGTGAAAGAGAAATGACGTAACGAGGCATAAACATAGTATTGCCCCCTCCTCTCCTCCCTCTATCAGCCTACCAAGGGAGGACCGCAGACATGTTCCAGTGTAGTCTCAATGGTCTGATCGCCGGCGGTGAGATAGATGTTTCCCTCTGTGACCGTGACGGACCAGTTGATGACCCGTTCCAGTTTAGCAGAAAGCAGGGTGAGAAACTTGAAATCGAGGGTGAGCACCGAGAGGTTCTTGATGCCGGCCAGCTTTTGCTGGTGCTGCGGCAGCCAGCGGCCGACGTTGGCGCCGAAGGCAAACAGGAAAGCGCGCTCTACGTGGCGGCAGGATTTGGCGAGCCGCTCCGGGTCCGGTTGCCCCACCTCGACCCAGAGTTGCACCCTGCCGTCCGGACCTTTGCTCCAGAGATCAGGCTCGTCGCCGGAACCGACCCCCTTGGTGAAGGACAGATCCTCCTCGTAGCAAAGCGCGTAGGCCAAAAGCCTGGCCAGCAGCCGCTCCGCAGTCTCGGAGGGATGCTGGGCGACGGTGGTCTGAATATCGGCGTAGATCTGACGATCCAGATCCGACAGTTGCACGGAGGCGCGGTAAATGGTGGAAGGGAGAGCCATCGGTAAATCCTTTTAAAGGTGTTATCTACACTATGGGGAATGATGCCCAACGAAGCTATGTGGTGACTATGGTGTCCCCTCCCCCGGAGGGGGAGGGACAGGGAGGGGGCTCGCAGCAGCTATGCAGGCAAATCCTCCCTCCCTACCTCCCCCCTCCTGGGGGAGGAGCGTAAACCCTACCATACGAGGAGAGTTAATTAATCCTCCCCCTCCCCCGCCCAGCGCCTCCAGTCGAACCCGTCGAAATCGATCATCAGCGCCAACGGGATGAAGGTATCCAACTCACTCACCCTCTGTCCGAGCAGCTTCTGGGTGAAATCCCGGAACAGGGCCACCTCCTCCGTGAAGATGGCATCGAAGGGAGCGGTGAGAGCCGGCAGTACCAAGGGGTCCACCGAGGTGAAATTCATGGTGCACCACTCGTCGTGCATGACCTCCCCTTCCGCGTCCACCAGCGGGATGCCGTGCAGCCGGCAGGTCATGGGGCGGTACTCGTAGACCAGGCAGCGGCCATCGTCGCCGAGCAGCACGCAAGGGGTCTCGTCCTCGTCGGGCATGAGCAGTTCCCAGTCCTCCTCCGGGCGGTAATTGAGCACGAAAGGGTGGTCCAGTTCAGGCCACTGTTCCCGCATCAGCGTAAGCCGCTCGCGGCACTTAACCAACACCTGCTCCTTCACCGCGTCTGACAGCTGGTCGAAGCCGCGCTTGAGGAAATAAGCGTCCAGCAGGGTGATATCGAAGGTGCCCCGGCAGCAGCCCGAGCAGCCGCCCTGGCAGGCGATGTGCTGGGGATAAGCAGCCATGCAGCGGGCAAACCAGTCATCCACCTGCGCCAGCAACGCGCGATTTCTTTTCAGGATTTCTTGCATAAGTCTCAGTCAGTCCACCGTCCCCTCCCCCGGAGGGGGAGGGGCAGGGAGGGGGAAGCTCTTCACAAACAGCCCCCCTCCCGGCCTCCCCCCTCCGGGGGGAGGAGCGCCATGTGCAGCAAGGAAAAAAAAGGCGGCAATAGCATCTATTGCCGCCTTCAGTACGCACAGTATCTATCTGCTGTTATGCGAGAATCTCGGCCTTGGTGAAGATGGACTTCAGCCAGTACCCTTCGGCTTCGATGTTCTCGCGGCCGCCTTCCTCGCGGTCAACCAGGGTGACCACGCCAAGCACCACCAACCCTTCTTCTTCGGCGCGCTTGATGGCCTTCAGGGAAGAACCGCCGCTGGTCACGACGTCTTCGACGATGACTACCTTGGAGCCGGGTTTCAGGTTCTTGCGCCCTTCCAGCCAGGCACCGGTGCCGTGCCCTTTGGGCTCCTTGCGGATGATGAAGCCCGGAACCGGCTTTCCTTCCAGGAAGCTGACCACGGAGGTCGCGGTGGCGATCGGGTCGGCGCCGAGGGTGAGCCCCCCTACCCCTTCAACACCTTCCACATCCTTGATGGCTTCGAAGAAGAGCTTGCCGGTCAGGTAGCCGCCCTCGGGGTGCAGCGTGGTCTGCTTCCCGTCAAAGTAAAAATCGCTCTGACGACCGGAAGCCAAGGTCACGTTCCTCTTCTCGTAGGACAGCTCAATGATGATCTTTTTCAGTCTTTCCTTTTCGGTCATTGCTCGGCAGTCTCCTTTTCGAATAGTCCCATCTGCGGTTCATCCTGATCCATCAGACGCGGGAATTTAACCGGGTACCCCCCGGTAAAGCAGGCGGTGCAGAATCCGGCATTCTCGGCGCCGACGGTTGACATGAGACCTTCTTCGGAAAGGTACCCGAGCGAGTCGGCGGTTATATAGCGGCGGATCTCGTCGATCGAGTGCGACGAAGAGATCAGCTCCTTGCGGTTCGGGGTGTCGATGCCGTAGTAGCAGGGGTAGCTGGTCGGCGGGGAGGAGATGCGCACGTGCACCTCGGCGGCTCCGGCGTTCCTGATCATCTTGACGATCTTGCGGGAGGTGGTGCCGCGCACGATGGAGTCGTCGATGACCACGACGCGCTTGCCCTTCAGCACCTCGCGCACCGGGTTCAGCTTGATCTTGACGCCGAAGTGGCGGATCGCCTGTTGCGGCTCGATGAAGGTGCGGCCGACGTAGTGGTTACGGATGAGCCCCAACTCGAACGGGATGCCGGATTCCTCGGCGTAGCCGAGCGCCGCGGGGACGCCGGAATCCGGGATCGGAATGACGATGTCGGCGTCGACCTTGTGCTCGCGGGCCAGTTGACGCCCCTGCTCCTTGCGTACCTGGTACACGTTCTTGCCGAAGATGTGGGAGTCGGGACGCGCGAAGTAGACGAACTCGAAGATGCACGGGGTGGGCTGCACCTTCTTGAGCGGGAAGAAGGAGGTCAGGCCGTTCTTGTCGATGACGATCACCTCGCCCGGCTCGATCTCGCGGATGAACTCGGCGTCGATGAGGTCGAGGGCGCAGCTCTCGGAGGCGACCACGTAGGCGCTCCCCTGGCGGCCCAGGCAAAGCGGGCGGAAACCGTTGGGGTCGCGCACCGCCACCATGCGGCTTTCGGTCAGGAAGAGGAGGCAGTAGGCGCCCTGGATGCGGGTGAGCGCGTCGGTGATGCGGTCCAGCAGCGAGTTCTGTTTCGAAGTGGCGAGCAGGTGGACGATGATCTCGGTGTCCATGGTGGTCTGGAAGATGGAACCGTAGGCCTCCAGCTCGTCCTTGATGATCTGGGCGTTGACGATATTGCCGTTGTGGGCTATCGCGATGGAGCCGCGGGAGTAGTCCACGTTGATGGGCTGGACGTTCTTGATGACCGAGGAACCGGTGGTCGAGTAACGTACGTGGCCGATGGCGGAACGGCCGGGCAGCGTCTTGAAGATTTCGGGGTTGCCGAACACGTCGGCGACGAGCCCCATGCTTTTATGCGCGTGCAGGGTACTTCCGTCCGAGGAGACGATACCGCAACTTTCCTGTCCCCTGTGCTGCAAGGCGTAGAGCCCGAGATAGGTGAGGTTCGACGCCTCCGGGTGGTTGAATACACCGAAAATGCCGCACTCTTCTTCGGGCCTGCGCATCATCATTTCTTCCACGACTGCTCCTTATAAAAGAACTGCTTACCTGTCGATCCTTGTTGTATGCCCCGAAGGGCTGTCCACCAATTCCTCCCCCCGGAGGGGGGAGGTCAGGAGGGGGGAACGGTTGGCGCACGTGGCTTCGCTCCCCCTCCCTGACCCTCCCCCTCCGGGGGCGGGGATTATCTAGAAGTTTTCTTTCACGTACTTCGCCGCGTTCTTGAAGAAGATCAGGCCTTCGCCCTCTTCCGGCAGTTCCTCGCGGGTCCAGCGCGGATGCTGGGTGCGGTGCACGAAGGCCTCGGGGTGCGGCATGAGCCCCATGATCCTGCCGGTCTCGTCGCAGATACCGGCGATGGCGTTCACGGAGCCGTTGGGGTTCTCCGGGAACTCCATGGTGGCTGCCGTGTAGTTCTTATCGGAGTACTTGAGGCAGGAGAGGTGCTTGGCCTCAATCGCCTCCAGGGTCTTGGCGTCGTCCACCAGGAACTTCCCTTCGCCGTGGCGTACCGGGAGGTAGACGCCCCCTTCGATGCCGCGGGTGTACAGGGACGGGGAAGCCGCGTCGACCTTCAAGTAGCACCAACGGTCCTGGAAGCGGCCGCCTTCATTGTAGGTCAGCGTCGCCGTCTGGTTCAGGTAGTTGCCGCCGAGGGCCGGAAGCATCCCCATCTTCACCAGGAGCTGGAACCCGTTGCAGACGCCGAGGATCAACTTGCCGTCGGCGATGAAGCGGGTGATCTGGTCCACCAGGCGCTCTTCTTTGCCTTCCACGGCAGCGTAGCGCAGGCGGTTGGCCTGGGCCTTGGCGCTCCCCAGGTCGTCGCCGTCCAGGAAGCCCCCGGTCAGGTTCAGGAAGTGGTAATCGTCCAGGGTGACCTCACCGGTCAGCAGTTCAGCTATATGGGCGATGCGCGCCTCGTCGAAGCCGCCCAGCTTGCAGGCGTGGGCCGCCTCGGTTTCGCAGTTGGTGCCGTTGCCTGTTATGACAAGCGCTTTAGCCTTGGTCATCAATAAAGTCCTCTATCGGATGGTTAGTAGCGGGCACAACGGTCCTCATTATTGCACAACCCGCTTTTTTTCTGCATATAAAAGATTCGCAATATCTTACAGGTCCTTCAGCGGCTCCTGCCAGGCGGCCTTCAGCTCGGCATTGGGGGCATTCACCACCACACCACCGGCAACACCCTTCACCTTCAGGGTCGGCTCCTCGGTCACCGCGCCGATCTTGGCGAACGCGGTACCGGCCATCGCCTTCTCGAACTCGGCAGCCTTCTCGGCGCGCACCGTCACCAGCAGGCGGGATGCGGACTCGGAGAAGAGGAGCACGATGTCGCTCTTCTCTGCCGTATCGCCCTTGAAGGGCACCTGCGCCAGGTCGAGCTCGATGCCGAAGCCGCCGGCGAAGGCGGACTCGGCAGCTGCAACGGCAAGGCCGCCGTCGGAGAGGTCGTGGCAGGAAGCGACCAGCCCGGCCTTCAGTGCCGCACCGTAGGCGCGGTAGGTGGCCAGTGCCGCCTGTGCGTCCACCTTGGGCACGTTGTTGCCGACAAAGCCCTTCTGCGCCAGGTACTCGGAAGCGCCCAGCTCGTTGGCGGTAGCGCCCAGCAGGTACACCTGGTCACCGGCACGCTTCACGTCCATGGTGACGGCGAGGCGGGCGTCCTCCATCTTGCCGATGACCGAGAAAAGCAGGGTCGGCGGGATGGAGATCTTGGTGGTGCCGTCGTAGAAGTCGTTCTTCATGGAGTCCTTGCCGGAGATGAGCGGCATGGAGAAGACGGTGCAGTAGTCGTAGAGCGCCTTGTTGGCGCGCACCAACTGGGCCATCTTGTACGGGCCGTCCGGGGTCCTTTCGGAGAGGACCGGATCGCACCAGCAGAAGTTGTCCAGACCGGCGACGAGGTCGAGCGAGCCGCCGACGGCGACGTAGTTCCTCAAGCCCTCATCGATGGCGTTGGCAGCCATGTCGTAGGCGTCGATGTCGCTGTAGCGCGGGCAGATGCCGTGACCGACCACGACACCCTCGAAGGAGTCGAGGATCGGGCGCACGACGGCGGCATCGGACGGGCCGTCGTTGTCAACGCCGGTGAACGGCTTGACGACGGAACCGCCCTGGACCTCATGGTCGTAGCGACGCACCACGCTCTCCTTGGAGCAGATGTTCAAGGAGGAAAGGAGCGCCTTCACGTCGGTGGTGTAGTCCGCCGCCGGGGCCAGTTTGGGCTCCTCGTGCACCGGTTTTTCCCAGCGCGCCGGGATCTGCATCGGCGGCAGCCCCGCGTGCATGAAGGAAAGCGGCAGGTACGCCACGGTCTTGTCGCCGTAGAGCATGTGGAAGATGCCGGAATCGGTGAAGGTGCCGAGCACGGTCGCCTCGACGCCGTAGCGCTTGGCCATTTCCATGAACTCGTCGATCTTCTCGGGCGGAACGGCGAGGCTCATCCTTTCCTGCGCCTCGGAGATCAGGATCTCCCACGGAGCCAGGCCCGGGTACTTGAGCGGAGCCTTGGAGAGGTCGAGCTGGCAGCCGCCGCACTCCTCGGACATCTCGCCAATGGAGGAGGAAAGCCCCCCCGCCCCGTTGTCGGTGATGAAGCGGTACAGCGCCTTGTCGCGGGCGCGGATCAGGAAGTCGAACATCCGCTTCTGGGTGATCGGGTCGCCGATCTGCACCGCGGATACCGGCGAGTTCTCGTTCAGCTCTTCCGAGGAGAAGGTGGCGCCGTGGATGCCGTCCTTGCCGATGCGGCCACCGGTCATCACGATCAGGTCGCCCGGGATGATGTTCTTTTTGTGCGACGCCTCACCCTTGATGGTGGCGGGCATGAGCCCCGCGGTGCCGCAGAATACCAGCGGCTTGCCGGCGAAGCGCTCGTCGAACACCAGGGAGCCGTTCACGGTCGGGATGCCGCTCTTGTTGCCGCCGTGCTCGACGCCCTCGACCACGCCCTCATAGATGCGGCGCGGGTGCAGCAGGCGCTTGGGGAGCTCCTTCTCGTAGAACGGATCGGCGAAGCAGAAGACGTCGGTATTGAAGATGAGCTTCGCGCCCTTGCCGGTGCCGAACGGGTCGCGGTTCACGCCCACGATGCCGGTCAGCGCCCCGCCGTAGGGGTCGAGCGCGGACGGGGAGTTGTGCGTCTCCACCTTGAACACCAGGGACCAGTCGTCGTTGAACTTGATGACCCCCGCGTTGTCCTTGAAGACGGACAGGCAGTAGTCCTTGTCGCCCTGGGCGGCGCGCACGTCGGCGGTGGTCTTTTGGATGTAGCTCTTGAACAGGGAGTTGATCTTCTCGGTCTTGCCGGTGCCGTCGTCGTAGGTGACGTCGGCGGAGAAGATCTTGTGCTTGCAGTGCTCGGACCAGGTCTGGGCGAGCGCCTCCAGCTCGACGTCGGTGGGTGCCGCGCCAAGGCCCAGGCTCTTGCGCTTCTCGACCACCTGCGGGTCGCGGTAGTGCGCCTGGATGATCTTCATCTCGTCCAGGGTGAGGGCCAGCACGCCGTCACGGCTGATGCGCATCAGCTCCTCGTCGGAGACCTCGAGGTTGATGGTGTTGACCTCGACCTTCGCCTCGACCTGTACCTTGGGAACGAAGGGAGCGACGCCCCCCTGGGCCTTGAAGGTGGCCGCGTCCAGGATCTGGTAGCGCTGGATCAGCGTGTTGCACAGAAGACCGGTGGCGATCTTCTCGGCGTCGGACTGGGAGAGCTTCCCGGAGATCAGGTACTGCACCGAGGTGTACACCCCCTCCCCTGCAGCCAGCGGCCGGCCCAAGAGATAGCCGATCGCTTCGCCGGCGGTGCGGCCGATGTTGTCGGTGACGCCGGGACGGAAGCCGACCTCGACCAGGTAGTCGAAACCTGCCGCGGCGGGCTTGTCGATCGAGTAGTTCTGGATGACCGGGTCGCTGAAGGGACCGGCGGCAACCTGGTTCAGTTCCTCTGCGGAGAGCGGCGCGTCGACAGTGTAGACGTCGATGGTGCGCACATCGGCCACGTCAAGGTGGAGGAAGTGTGCGATCTCGCGCTTGATGCGCTCGCCGCGCGGGTCGCGGACCTCGTCCTTAAGGGTGATCTCAATCCTGTGGGGCATTGTTGGTGTCCTTTTCATGGATAACCGTACGCGTCGGGTACGGGATGGTGATGCCGTTGTCCTGGAAGCACTGCAGCAGGGCGCTGTTGATCTGGTCGGTGGCCGCCACGGTGTGGGTGTAGTCGGCGACCCAGAAGAAGAGCGAGAGATTCAGCGAGCTGTCGCCGAAGTTCATGAAGAAGGCCTCGGGCCTGGGCTCCTTGAGCACGCTCGGGGCAGCGAGTGCCGTCTGCACCATGAGTTCCTTGGCGCGTTCGACGTCGCACTCGTAGCCGATGCCGATGTTGACCCGCCCCTTCACCCGCACGTCCGGAAAGGCCATATTGACCAGGGTGGAGTTGCACAGCTCGGAGTTCGGGATGATCAGGAAGGTGTTGTCAGCCCCCTTGATCTTGGTGCTCCTAAGACCGATATCGATGACGTCCCCCACCTGGGTCCCCAGCTGGATACGGTCGCCGATCCGGAAGGGGCGGTCGATCATGAGCGTGAAGCCGGACACCATGTTGGCCAGGGTGTCCTTGGCGGCAAGACCGATGGCCAGGGAGCCGACGCCCAGGGCGGTGACCAGCGACAGGATGTCGTAGTTGAAGTGCTTGAGGGTGATGATGAGCGCGGTGACCACCAGGAAGATGGTGCACA
It encodes the following:
- a CDS encoding cytochrome c3 family protein — its product is MQFRLALLMVLIVCASPVALFAKETKDVKFPLKNGDAVVFSHDVHLLKYNNNCRICHNAIFDLKAKRHFTMAEMEKTKSCGACHTGIKAFSVADEKSCVKCHKGKPRNVEFKIKGLGQTTFNHSIHLAKVSDGCKSCHNGTVITGKDRRVTMAQMEKGKTCGACHNGKKAFTVAGNCGKCHAGMKPREITWKAKGVTDAKFSHDFHLEAFSCKDCHTKLFAFKAGAKHFTMAEMGKGKSCGGCHNGKEAFSVAGDCNKCHKGYKPGAVIFKNEGGEVKFSHEFHLEAYKCADCHNKIFPMQAGAKHHTMGDMEKGQSCGACHNGKDAFTSNGDCDKCHKM
- a CDS encoding phosphatase PAP2 family protein — protein: MSSSRSFLVTLVLWSSLVGVSTASADSALIGHTVMTAIPVSAIAIAFFKHDTEGEKQWLRNLAVNQALTSVARLGFNETDWGRRPNGHPYGFPSGHVAFAGSGAAFLSERYGWKYGVPAWLATAYVAYNRVDNNDHRWRDVIASGLLSYGVGKLFVTPENATHIAPVIGPEWFGMRWQRSW
- a CDS encoding DUF72 domain-containing protein: MAKLYLGCSGFSYNHWRGNFYPAELKTKEWFEHYRSIFDTVELNVTFYRTPTAATFKHWHDESEANFTFAVKGSRYITHIKRLHDIEGALSKFFGPTHELQEKLQVVLWQFPPQFKVDLKRLEHFLDQVAPYHGRHTLEFRNESWLTDEVVSICRDRNVSLCMADHPVFIDAPPITADFVYIRRHGMEGSYNGFYTKEQLEKDVVRIRKYLSRGLDVYIYFNNDMGGAAPQNARDLAIMMQAPLDKE
- a CDS encoding intradiol ring-cleavage dioxygenase, whose translation is MFMPRYVISLSLLLLVNATSSSGLAASCPPTPWDEIGPFYRPNAPVRDTIGKGYLLSGTVRSSADCSPIPKARIEFWQAGPDGRYDDAYRATVYSDSRGRYRLQTFPAVPYANRPPHIHILVDVKEFEGLVTQHYPKRGAQKAQLDLVLVPEGKEGGESKGRAGDLVRPGTGTR
- a CDS encoding YaeQ family protein, with protein sequence MALPSTIYRASVQLSDLDRQIYADIQTTVAQHPSETAERLLARLLAYALCYEEDLSFTKGVGSGDEPDLWSKGPDGRVQLWVEVGQPDPERLAKSCRHVERAFLFAFGANVGRWLPQHQQKLAGIKNLSVLTLDFKFLTLLSAKLERVINWSVTVTEGNIYLTAGDQTIETTLEHVCGPPLVG
- a CDS encoding YkgJ family cysteine cluster protein, translating into MQEILKRNRALLAQVDDWFARCMAAYPQHIACQGGCSGCCRGTFDITLLDAYFLKRGFDQLSDAVKEQVLVKCRERLTLMREQWPELDHPFVLNYRPEEDWELLMPDEDETPCVLLGDDGRCLVYEYRPMTCRLHGIPLVDAEGEVMHDEWCTMNFTSVDPLVLPALTAPFDAIFTEEVALFRDFTQKLLGQRVSELDTFIPLALMIDFDGFDWRRWAGEGED
- the pyrE gene encoding orotate phosphoribosyltransferase, which codes for MTEKERLKKIIIELSYEKRNVTLASGRQSDFYFDGKQTTLHPEGGYLTGKLFFEAIKDVEGVEGVGGLTLGADPIATATSVVSFLEGKPVPGFIIRKEPKGHGTGAWLEGRKNLKPGSKVVIVEDVVTSGGSSLKAIKRAEEEGLVVLGVVTLVDREEGGRENIEAEGYWLKSIFTKAEILA
- the purF gene encoding amidophosphoribosyltransferase; its protein translation is MMMRRPEEECGIFGVFNHPEASNLTYLGLYALQHRGQESCGIVSSDGSTLHAHKSMGLVADVFGNPEIFKTLPGRSAIGHVRYSTTGSSVIKNVQPINVDYSRGSIAIAHNGNIVNAQIIKDELEAYGSIFQTTMDTEIIVHLLATSKQNSLLDRITDALTRIQGAYCLLFLTESRMVAVRDPNGFRPLCLGRQGSAYVVASESCALDLIDAEFIREIEPGEVIVIDKNGLTSFFPLKKVQPTPCIFEFVYFARPDSHIFGKNVYQVRKEQGRQLAREHKVDADIVIPIPDSGVPAALGYAEESGIPFELGLIRNHYVGRTFIEPQQAIRHFGVKIKLNPVREVLKGKRVVVIDDSIVRGTTSRKIVKMIRNAGAAEVHVRISSPPTSYPCYYGIDTPNRKELISSSHSIDEIRRYITADSLGYLSEEGLMSTVGAENAGFCTACFTGGYPVKFPRLMDQDEPQMGLFEKETAEQ
- a CDS encoding phosphoribosylformylglycinamidine synthase subunit PurQ gives rise to the protein MTKAKALVITGNGTNCETEAAHACKLGGFDEARIAHIAELLTGEVTLDDYHFLNLTGGFLDGDDLGSAKAQANRLRYAAVEGKEERLVDQITRFIADGKLILGVCNGFQLLVKMGMLPALGGNYLNQTATLTYNEGGRFQDRWCYLKVDAASPSLYTRGIEGGVYLPVRHGEGKFLVDDAKTLEAIEAKHLSCLKYSDKNYTAATMEFPENPNGSVNAIAGICDETGRIMGLMPHPEAFVHRTQHPRWTREELPEEGEGLIFFKNAAKYVKENF
- a CDS encoding phosphoribosylformylglycinamidine synthase subunit PurS, whose product is MPHRIEITLKDEVRDPRGERIKREIAHFLHLDVADVRTIDVYTVDAPLSAEELNQVAAGPFSDPVIQNYSIDKPAAAGFDYLVEVGFRPGVTDNIGRTAGEAIGYLLGRPLAAGEGVYTSVQYLISGKLSQSDAEKIATGLLCNTLIQRYQILDAATFKAQGGVAPFVPKVQVEAKVEVNTINLEVSDEELMRISRDGVLALTLDEMKIIQAHYRDPQVVEKRKSLGLGAAPTDVELEALAQTWSEHCKHKIFSADVTYDDGTGKTEKINSLFKSYIQKTTADVRAAQGDKDYCLSVFKDNAGVIKFNDDWSLVFKVETHNSPSALDPYGGALTGIVGVNRDPFGTGKGAKLIFNTDVFCFADPFYEKELPKRLLHPRRIYEGVVEGVEHGGNKSGIPTVNGSLVFDERFAGKPLVFCGTAGLMPATIKGEASHKKNIIPGDLIVMTGGRIGKDGIHGATFSSEELNENSPVSAVQIGDPITQKRMFDFLIRARDKALYRFITDNGAGGLSSSIGEMSEECGGCQLDLSKAPLKYPGLAPWEILISEAQERMSLAVPPEKIDEFMEMAKRYGVEATVLGTFTDSGIFHMLYGDKTVAYLPLSFMHAGLPPMQIPARWEKPVHEEPKLAPAADYTTDVKALLSSLNICSKESVVRRYDHEVQGGSVVKPFTGVDNDGPSDAAVVRPILDSFEGVVVGHGICPRYSDIDAYDMAANAIDEGLRNYVAVGGSLDLVAGLDNFCWCDPVLSERTPDGPYKMAQLVRANKALYDYCTVFSMPLISGKDSMKNDFYDGTTKISIPPTLLFSVIGKMEDARLAVTMDVKRAGDQVYLLGATANELGASEYLAQKGFVGNNVPKVDAQAALATYRAYGAALKAGLVASCHDLSDGGLAVAAAESAFAGGFGIELDLAQVPFKGDTAEKSDIVLLFSESASRLLVTVRAEKAAEFEKAMAGTAFAKIGAVTEEPTLKVKGVAGGVVVNAPNAELKAAWQEPLKDL
- a CDS encoding mechanosensitive ion channel family protein, which translates into the protein MDNLLYYLRPDEMDPFYLFWAKQALISVAIIAVFYLLSRLLQVLIAKIGTRLCAVTETDLDDRILERVSGPAMLLVNCAGLYLAIKRLPLHDKVGIAAAGLLFVVNITILTVIAYRVLDELLKAYGARVAGAEVSRQIMPLVEKLCTIFLVVTALIITLKHFNYDILSLVTALGVGSLAIGLAAKDTLANMVSGFTLMIDRPFRIGDRIQLGTQVGDVIDIGLRSTKIKGADNTFLIIPNSELCNSTLVNMAFPDVRVKGRVNIGIGYECDVERAKELMVQTALAAPSVLKEPRPEAFFMNFGDSSLNLSLFFWVADYTHTVAATDQINSALLQCFQDNGITIPYPTRTVIHEKDTNNAPQD